CCGCACCGCTCCACCGCCCCCGGCGGCCCGCGCGACCCGCAGCGCCTGCGGCCGATGCTGGAACAACCCGACCTGGTCGTCAGCCTGGAGGACCACGTCGGCCTCAACGCCCTGCCCGAGGCGCAGGGCCGGCTGGACTTCCTCTTCGCCGGCCCGCCCCCGGTGCCCTGGCAGCAGCGCCTGCCCGGCACCCCCGCCCCCGTCACCGACCTGACCGAGCTGCTGGAGTACACGGTCGCCCGGCTCGCCGGCGAAGGCCTGGAGGTCCTGGTCGTCACCCAGGACGAACCCGGCGTCCGCGACCGGCTCGGCCTGCACTGCGCCAAGGTCGTCGTCCCCGGCACCCTGCCGATGACCTTCGGCCACGTCAACCGCCGCACCCGCGGACTGCCGCGCCTGCTGGAGGTCCCGCACCGGCTCGGCCGCACCCGGCAGCCCCTGCGCCACGACGAACTGCCGCTGCACCCGCACCCGTTCCCCTGAAGGGCATGATGACGACCCACCAGCTGCCGACCGCCCCCGCCGTGCCGACCGCCCGCTGGCACAGCCTGCACCTCGCGCTGCCGCTGCCCGGCCAGGAGACGGACGCCTTCCTCACCGCCGACCTCGCCCCGCTGATGGACGGACTCGCGGACACCGACTGGTTCTTCATCCGCTACGGCGAAGGCGGCCCCCACCTGCGGATCCGCTACCGAAGCCCGGGCCGTCCACCAGGCGCCGCCGGACCCGCTCCTGCCCCCGCCCGCCTCGCCGCCGACCTCACCCGCCTCGCCACCCGCCGCACCCCCCTCGACGGCCCCCGGACACCCGGCCACGGCGAGGTCACCGAGGTGCCGTACGACCCCGAGACCGAACGCTACGGCGGCCCGGCCCTGCTGCCGATCGCCGAGGAGGTCTTCACCCACTCCACCCGCACCGCCGTCAGCGCCCTGCACGCCCTCGGCGCGGCCCCCGACAGCCGCCTGCCGCTCGCCCTCGACCTCGCCCACACCACCGCGCACGCCCTCGGCCTCGACGAACTCGCCGCCTCGCGCTGGCTGCGCCGCCACGCCGCCTCCTGGCGCTGGGTCACCGAGTACCGGCCGCTGCCCGGCGCCGCCGTCCACACCCGGGTCAACACGGTGTTCGCCCGCCAACGGCAGGCCCTGGCCGGGCGCGCCCACACCCTGCGCGCGGCCCTCGACGCGGGCACGGCCGCGCCCTGGCTCGGCGACTGGGCCGCCCGCGTCACCGAGGCCGCCGCCCGGATGCGGGCCGCCGCACCCGCCGACTCCGCCGAACGGCTCGGCTGGGTCTGGGCCTCCCAGCTGCACATGCTGTTCAACCGGCTCGGCGTCGGCCCCGACGAGGAACGGGCGGTCTGCCGCCTCGCCGCCCGCACCCTGCTGGAGACCGACCGGCCGTTCACCTTCTTCCCCACCGACCACCACGCCCCGGACCACCAGTACCTGGAGCGCAGCAAGTTCCAGATCGGCCGCACCGAGGACAGCACGCTGCGCGACCTCCCTCCCGCCCCCGCCCCGCAGCCCCGGCCCGGCGACCTCCCGCTGCCCGCCGACCCCCTGCCCGCCGTCACCCTCGCCGACGCGCTGCACACCCGCCGCTCCACCCGCGGCCCACTGACCGGCCCGCTCACCGCCGGCGCCCTCGGCGGCCTGCTCTGGTCCGCCTTCGCCGAGAACCCCGGCACCGGCCACCGCCCGTACCCCAGCGCGGGCGCCCTGCACACCGTCCGGATCCGCGCGGTCGCCCTCGCCGTGGACGGCCTGCCCGCCGCCACCTACCAGTGCCTGCCCGAACACCGCAGCCTGCGCCCGATCGGCCCGCCGCCCGCCCTCGACGACCTCAAGGCCCTCTCCTCCTACCTCTCCCGCCCGGCCGCCGACCCGAACGCCATCGACATCACCGAGGCCCCCGCCGTCCTCGCCGTCTACCTCGACCTCGGTCACCTCCGCCGCCGCTACGGCCTGCGCGCCCTGCGCCTCGGCCTCCTCGAAGCCGGCCACCTCGCCCAGAACCTCCTCCTCACCGCCGCCGCCTTCGGCCTCGGCACCACCCCCCTCGGCGGCCTCCAGGACGACCTGGCCCACGAACTCCTCGGCCTGGACGACCTGGAGGAACCGATCCAGTACCTCCTCCCGCTGGGGCGACCGGTGCCGCGGCCGGCGTGAGTCGGCCACACCGACCGGTGGTGACCCGCCCGCCGCGGTCGTGCTGTGCGGACGGTGCGTCAGCGGAGGGTGAAGAGCGGTCAGTCCGCCAGGCCCAGGGGGTCGGGGGCGTCGGCGAGGAGGTCGGGGCCGTTGTTGCGGACGCTGTTGACGGTCGGGGGGACGGCGCGGACGCGGATCCTGCCGTCGGCGGGGCGGCGCAGCAGGTGGTGGAGTTCGACGGGATCGGTGTGGGCGGGGGAGAGCCAGGCGGGGAGGTCGTCGGGGGCGATGGTGAGGGGCATGCGGTCGTGGATGCGGCCGGCGCTGTCGGTGGCGTCGGTGGTGATGACGGTGGCGGTGGCGAGCCAGGCGAGCGGGTCGTCGTCGGGGCGGGTGCGGTCGCGCCAGAACTCGTAGAGGCCGGCCATCAGCATCACGCCGCCGGTGCTGAGGAAGTACGGCTGCTTGTACTTCTTGCGGTCGGCGGTGGCGGGGACCTCGCGCCACTCGTAGTAGCCGTCGGCGGGGATGGCGCAGCGGCGGGCGGTGAAGGCCTTGCGGAAGGCGGGCTTGGTGTCGACGGTCTCCGAGCGGGCGTTGATCATGCGGGCGCCGCCGGACGGGTCCTTGGACCAGGACGGGACCAGACCCCAGCGGAGCGGGCGCAGTTGGCGCAGCAGCTCGCCGGTCTCCCGGTCGACGCGCTCCAGGACGGCCGGGACGGGGTCGGTCGGGGCGACGTTCCAGCTCGGTGCGAAGGTCTCGGCTGGATCCCAGCGGAGCTCTCCGAACAGGGAGACGAGGTCCTGGGGCGTGGTGGTGGAGACGAAGCGGCCGCACATGCCCCCAAGCCTGCCACTCCTTCCGGACATCCGGGGCCGAAAGCGGGCGGTCAGCGCGGGGCGTGGGCGCGAGGGTCGTGGGCGTTCGGTGCGTGGCCGTGCGGTGCGTGGCCGTGCGGGGCGTGCCCTCCAGGGGTGTGGCCTCCCGGGGTGTCCGGATCCGACGGTTCGGGAGGCCGGCGGGCGGCAGCGCCCCGCAGCGGCTCGGGTCAGGAGCCGGGCGTCCAGCTCTGCCCGGCGGGCGGGTCGGTGGTGACGGGCGTGCCGGGGGCGGTGGAGGCGGCGCCGAGGGCGAGGCCGGTGGCGACGTTGGTGACGGTGAGGGTGCCGGTGGCCCGGTCCTGCGCCACCTTCCACTCCTGCCACGGGTTCCCCGGGGCGAGGTCGAGCAGGTAGGCGCTGTTGCCGGCGGAGGCCCCGGCGGAGAGCACGGTGTGGTGGTGGGTGGCGGTGTCGCAGCCGTCGGTGATCCGGACGGTGCCGTCGGGGTTGGTGGTGAAGCTCCACTGCTGCGCCGCGTCCCCGCCGCGCGGTGCTTCCAGGTCCGTGATCGAGGCGATCGGCGCGGCGCAGGAGCCGGAGAGGCTCAGCGCCAGGCCGCCCGTGGTGCTCAGCGTGTGGTACCGGTCGTCGTCGACGACGGAGGCCCCGCCGGCCGGCTGCGCGGCGAGCCGGTACAGGGCCGCGCCGTGCGGGGGCAGCGAGGCGGCGAGCGGCCCGTCGACGGTCGAACTGGCCCCCGTCCACAGCTCCTTGGCCCGGTATCCGGTGCCGGGGAGTCCGAGTTCGGCGAGGCCGGTGCCCACCGTGCGGGCGGCGGACGGGTCCTGGTTGAGCAGCAGGACGGCGGTGGAGCCGTCGGCGAGCTGCCGCTTGAGCACGACCGGTGCGTGCCCGTCGGCGGGCCGCTCGCCGACCAGGGTGGCGGGCCTGGCCAGGGTGTCCTGGTCGACGGCGATCACCTCCCGGTTGGTGAGGATGGCCAGGCTCGCGGCGTTGATCCCGGTGGACCAGGTGGAGCCGTCGGCGCTGTGCCGGGACTGCGCCGCGGTGCGCAGGTCGGCGCCGGAGATCAGTGGCGCGGCGAGCATGGCGAGGACGGAGGTCTCGGTGCGGGACTCGTCGTCGGTGTAGGGCTTGTGGCAGGGGCAGGTGTCGGTGGTGCCGTACAGGCCGTAGACGTCCTGCCAGCCGGTGAAGGACATGTCGAGGTCGTTCCAGCTGCCCGGGCGGACGTTGCCCGGGTACTGCAGCGCGGTCTGCAACTGCCCGTTCCAGAGCACGCCGTCGAGTTCGCTGTCCCGGTCGCCGCCGATCCGGCACAGGTTCGCGACCTGGCCGCACCACACGCCGGTGGGTGCGTAGCCGGGTGCCTGGAAGGGGGCCGTCCCGGCGGCCTGGACGACCGGATCGGTGCGGGCCGGGTCGTCGGCGGCGAGCAGCGGGGGGACGCCGGTGTGGACGGGCTGGGCGGAGACGCTGAGGGTGACCCTGGGGCGGCCCTGCGCGGCGGAGGCGGCGTCGAGGGCGCGCTGGAAGGTCTGCACCCGGGCGTAGACGGAGCGGGTCAGCTCCCTGCCCTCGCCCTGGGTGCCGTAGTCGTGGCCGTCCGGGCCGGTGATCGGCGGGCCGTACGGGCAGTCGTCGTACTTGACGAAGTCGACGCCCCAGGCGACGAAGTCGGCCGCGTCGGTGCTCTCGTGGCCGAGGCTGCCGGGATGCATCTGGCAGGTCAGGTAGGTGTCGGTGGCGTAGAGGCCGAACTTCATGCCCC
The genomic region above belongs to Streptomyces sp. 1331.2 and contains:
- a CDS encoding thiopeptide-type bacteriocin biosynthesis protein, producing the protein MMTTHQLPTAPAVPTARWHSLHLALPLPGQETDAFLTADLAPLMDGLADTDWFFIRYGEGGPHLRIRYRSPGRPPGAAGPAPAPARLAADLTRLATRRTPLDGPRTPGHGEVTEVPYDPETERYGGPALLPIAEEVFTHSTRTAVSALHALGAAPDSRLPLALDLAHTTAHALGLDELAASRWLRRHAASWRWVTEYRPLPGAAVHTRVNTVFARQRQALAGRAHTLRAALDAGTAAPWLGDWAARVTEAAARMRAAAPADSAERLGWVWASQLHMLFNRLGVGPDEERAVCRLAARTLLETDRPFTFFPTDHHAPDHQYLERSKFQIGRTEDSTLRDLPPAPAPQPRPGDLPLPADPLPAVTLADALHTRRSTRGPLTGPLTAGALGGLLWSAFAENPGTGHRPYPSAGALHTVRIRAVALAVDGLPAATYQCLPEHRSLRPIGPPPALDDLKALSSYLSRPAADPNAIDITEAPAVLAVYLDLGHLRRRYGLRALRLGLLEAGHLAQNLLLTAAAFGLGTTPLGGLQDDLAHELLGLDDLEEPIQYLLPLGRPVPRPA
- a CDS encoding SOS response-associated peptidase; the encoded protein is MCGRFVSTTTPQDLVSLFGELRWDPAETFAPSWNVAPTDPVPAVLERVDRETGELLRQLRPLRWGLVPSWSKDPSGGARMINARSETVDTKPAFRKAFTARRCAIPADGYYEWREVPATADRKKYKQPYFLSTGGVMLMAGLYEFWRDRTRPDDDPLAWLATATVITTDATDSAGRIHDRMPLTIAPDDLPAWLSPAHTDPVELHHLLRRPADGRIRVRAVPPTVNSVRNNGPDLLADAPDPLGLAD
- a CDS encoding alpha-galactosidase, which gives rise to MRRTPRRLAASLLSLALATAGLTAAGLGTAAPAHALGNGNALTPPMGWNSWNSLGTEVTQEQVVQTIDFMAANGLVAAGYDTVTIDDGWSLWHRDGQSTDLVRNADGGLQLYDTAGHPVGGSDGTGDDPTSGHLIPRPDHFPDRDVNGRTVNGIAYLAQYAHSRGMKFGLYATDTYLTCQMHPGSLGHESTDAADFVAWGVDFVKYDDCPYGPPITGPDGHDYGTQGEGRELTRSVYARVQTFQRALDAASAAQGRPRVTLSVSAQPVHTGVPPLLAADDPARTDPVVQAAGTAPFQAPGYAPTGVWCGQVANLCRIGGDRDSELDGVLWNGQLQTALQYPGNVRPGSWNDLDMSFTGWQDVYGLYGTTDTCPCHKPYTDDESRTETSVLAMLAAPLISGADLRTAAQSRHSADGSTWSTGINAASLAILTNREVIAVDQDTLARPATLVGERPADGHAPVVLKRQLADGSTAVLLLNQDPSAARTVGTGLAELGLPGTGYRAKELWTGASSTVDGPLAASLPPHGAALYRLAAQPAGGASVVDDDRYHTLSTTGGLALSLSGSCAAPIASITDLEAPRGGDAAQQWSFTTNPDGTVRITDGCDTATHHHTVLSAGASAGNSAYLLDLAPGNPWQEWKVAQDRATGTLTVTNVATGLALGAASTAPGTPVTTDPPAGQSWTPGS